The genomic window TACACATCGGTGGCCTCATCCAGCAGCCCCATGGTATAGACGGTCAGCGAGGAGCCCAGCCCGGGTACCTGGCCACAGTCGGGGATGATGCTGATGCCCGCCTGGCGTGCTTCAGCGTTGAACGCATGCTGCTGCCGGGCAATATCGGTATTCCCGCCTAGATCACACATACTGGCTTTAGCCTTAATTGCCGCCTGGGTGATACCCAGGTTGAAATAATACGGGACTGCACTGACAAACGCATCCACCCCCGTCAGTACTTTTTCGACGGCTGCCAGGTCGGTCGCGTCCACCTGCGTCGCCTCCGCCACATTATTGCCGATCAATTCATTGACCCGCTCAGCCGCGCGTTTGGCTATCTCCAGCTCCCGGTCGGCCAGGATGACTTTTTTTGCCTCGCCCCAACGCGCCATGTCATAAGCTGAAGCAGTGCCTTGCCGGCCTGCACCGATAACTGCATACGTGTATTCCATTTTTACCCTCCGCAGGATTGTCTGAAGCAAATTATAAGATAAAACACACCTCCCCGCATGTTTCTAGTGTGGTACACTCCCAGATTGTCTGATATTTGGGTGAATTGATCGATTATGGATGCTAAAACCTTAATTACCCTTGAGTACCCCAAGGTACTCGAACGCCTGGCAGGATACTGTGCATTTGCTGCGTCTACTGAGGCAGCCTTAAAACTGCAGCCAACTCACCAATATCGAGGAAGCCCAGCGCAGGCTGGCGGAGACCAGCGAAGCGGTTCGCATGCTCGTTACCCGGCCCGACCTCACCATTGGTGGGGCACGCGACGTGCGCCAGGCGGTTGACCTGGCGGCTCACGGAGGTGTGCTGGCCCCTGCCGATTTGCTGGATATCAAATCTACCTTGGTAGCCGCCCGCACGCTGGTGCGCACCTTTGAGCGCCTGGCCGAGCAGTTCCCCACGTTGTACGAGATCGCCACGCAGATCCCCGCCCCAATGGGCCTGGTGGATAGTGTCACGCGTGCTATCTCGGAACGCAGCGAGATCCTGGACAGCGCTTCCGAAGCCCTGGCAGCCATCCGCCGTGACCTGCGCATCGCCCATGACCGGCTGATGACCAAGCTCCAACGCATGGTGTCTGATCCACACACCGCCCCCTATTTACAGGAGGCCTTGATTACCCAGCGTGACGGGCGTTACGTGCTGCCCCTGCGCTCCGAATTCAAAGGACGTATACGGGCGGTGGTACACGACCAGTCTGCCTCCGGGGCAACCCTGTTTGTGGAGCCGCTTAGTGTGGTGGAGCATAACAACGAATTCCGCGAGCTTCAGCTGGCTGAACGAGATGAGGAACGTCGTATCCTGACCGAGCTTTCAAGCCAGGTGGGGATGCAGGCTATCAACATCTTAAAGACGGTTGAACGTGTAGCTGACCTGGACCTGTGCTTTGCCAAGGCGAAATACTCTGACGCCATCTCTGCCACCGAGCCTACCCTACAGCCCATCGGTAAGCCCTCCGGCCGGCACCCGGGGACCATTATCCGCCTGTACCAGGCGCGTCACCCGTTACTCGATCCGGCTACGGTGGTGCCTATTGACGTTGAATTGGATGCTCAAACCTACGCCATGGTGGTCACCGGGCCCAATACGGGCGGCAAGACCGTCACGCTCAAAACGATCGGCCTCCTGGCGCTCATGGCCCAGTCTGGTCTGCACATTCCAGCCCACTCTGGCTCGGAGATCAGCCTGTTCCATAGTATCTATGCGGATATTGGGGACGAACAATCCATTGAGCAATCCCTGTCGACCTTTTCGGGGCATATCACCAACATCATCCGTATCCTCGAGCATGCCGACCGACGTTCGCTGGTCATCCTGGACGAGCTGGGTGCCGGCACTGACCCTCAGGAAGGTGCAGCCCTGGCGCGTGCCCTGCTGACCCACTTGCTCGAGCGCGGCATCACCACCCTGGTCACTACTCATCACCCTGAGCTCAAGGCCTTTGCTCATGCCACACCCGGGGTGGTCAACGCCAGCGTTGAATTTGACCTGGAAACGCTGCGTCCAACCTTCCACCTGACCATTGGATTGCCTGGTCGCTCGAATGCCCTGGCGATCGCCCAACGGCTTGGGATGCCCGACCCGATCATTACCTCGGCACGCTCCGAATTAAGCCCGGCTGACCTGCGAGCGGAGGATTTGCTGGATGAGATTCACCGCCAGCGCGATCTGTCGCGCAAGGCGCGTGCTGCTGCTGAAAATGCCCACCGTGAAGCCGAGGCCATGCGGGTCGAGCTGGCCAAACGCCTGGAAAAGATCGAAGATGAGCGGATGCAGGTGCTGGAAAAAGCCCGACGCCAGGCTGAGGAGCAGGTGGAAGCTGTGGAGGATGATTTGCGTGAGGTACGCCGGCAGCTGGCCCGCACCCGCCAGCCTCTGGAAGTCATTGAGCAGGTGGAAGAAATCGTGGAAGATCTGCAGGATGCGGTGGCAGTACCTGTGGAACGCCGTACGCCCGAAGCCCGCCTCACCCCCCAGCGGCGAGCTATCCGCCTGGGAGATCGGGTACGCCTGCATTCGCTGAACACCCAGGGTGTGGTCACTGCCCTGGGAGAGGAAGAAGCCGAGGTTTCGGTGGGGGTGCTGCGCATCCGCGCTCGCCTGGCAGAGTTGCAGCTAATTGGTGAGGAAACCGGTGCACCTTCCGGATCCACCGGCTTGCCCACTGCCCATGAGTTGATGGCAACCACCCGCTCGAAGTCAACCAGTGAATCAGCCTCCGGATCCGTGCGGCAGGCAGGTAGTCAAATATATGCCGAATCGCCAGGCATCGAGCTCGATTTGCGTGGCCAACGCAGCGAGGAGGCCCTGGATGCGCTTGACCGCTACCTTGACTCGGCCTATCTCGCCGGGCTGCCCTGGGTGCGCATCATCCACGGCAAAGGCACCGGTAAGCTGCGCCAGGCCGTTCGTGAAGCCCTGGGTCAAAACCCACATGTGAAATCCTTCGAGGCGGGTGGGGATAAAGAAGGCGGTGAAGGGGTCACGGTCGCCAAGCTGGCAGGGTAAATGATCGCAAATTTACGCTTGCCTGCCACCTTCCGGGCTTTTCGTCACCGTAACTACCTGCTGTGGTTTGTAGGGCAGGGCATCTCCCTGATCGGCACATGGATGCAGACCATGGCCCAGCAGGTGCTGGTATACCGCCTCACCGGCTCGGCTGCATCGCTGGGCATTATCAGCTTCATTGGACTGATTCCTCTCATCCCTCTTTCCCTGTGGGGAGGCTCCATCACCGATCGCTTCCCCAGGCGCAGCATCCTCCTGGTCACCCAAAGTATTATGCTCCTGCAGGCCTTCCTGCTGGCCTGGCTAACCTGGACTGGAACTGTGCAGATCTGGCAAGTCTATCTCCTGGCTTTCATCCTGGGTGCAGCGATCTCGGTGGACCTGCCTGCCAGGCAGGCATTCACGGTGGATATGGTGGAAGGCAAGGAGGACCTGACCAGCGCGATCGGAATGAATTCTGCCATGTTCAACGGGGCGCGTGCTATCGGGCCTGCTCTAGCTGGGATTTTAGTAGCTACTACCGGTGAAGCCAACGCATTCTTCTTTAATGGACTGACCTTTATTGCCGTACTCATCAGCCTGCTGTTGATGCGCAGTTTGCCGCTTCCGCACCCGATGCCTGATAGTGAGAGTAGTGCATTAAAGCACATGGCCGGTGGGATCAAATTCATCATGCAGCGCCAGACGATCCTGGTGCTGGTCAGCCTGATCGCGGTCAGTGCTTTCCTGTCCATGCCTTACAATACCCTGTTGCCCGTCTTCGCCAGCGACGTGCTGGCCGGCAGCGCACAAGGGGTGATCAACGCCATCTGCGGCTCAAGATTATATGCTATGGGTTGCCAGGCACCTGAAGCGTTGCCTCTCGGCCTGCTCTATACCATGATTGGTGTTGGGGCGGTGGTAGGGGCGCTCATAGTTGCCTCCCTGCCATCCAAGGCTCGGCGCGGGCTGCTCCTCACCCTGGGCAACCTGGCCTTTCCTTTTTTTCTATTGCTGTTCGCCTTTTCTAAGAATTTCGCCTTATCCATGGTGCTCATGCTCTTCATCGGTTTCAGCTTCGTCTGGCAGAATGCCCTGGCCAATACCCTGCTCCAGTTTGTCACCCCCGACGAGCTGCGTGGGCGGGTTATGGGTGTTTATAGTATGACCTTTCAGGCCATGTTCCGCCTGGGCGGCTTGCAGGCCGGGTTGGTGGCCGACTGGCTCAGTGCCTCGATCTCCGTAGCGATCGGTGCTGCGGTCTCGCTGATTTATGGAATCTTTGTCGCTATCCGTTTTCCCAAGTTGCGCGATCTGTAGTCGTTCACCTTCATAAAATAATGAGATATCTTGGGGTATATGCACCCTCAAGGATCGATTCTGCAGGGTCACAGGCGTTGTAGCGTTCTCGTCTGGGATTAAGTTCGTATATAATTAAAACTGTCCTAAAAACCGTAATAGCTTTATCTTGGGTGCCGGGTAGATTGTGAGGCTGATACCTGGCTCGTTTTTTACCCGCTACCTTTTCCTCAAATTTCACGGGAGAAAGCCAATGAGAGTTCGTTTTCTTAGTGCTGTGGTGTTCCTGGTTTTACTGGTAAGTCTGACCGGCAATGCCCGGGCAATCACCCCGCAGGCATTGACCAAACTATCCCTCGTATATGTTGAGCTAAGCACTTCTGATGATATTGCCCGCTTCGCCTCTACACAGCTGCCCATGGTCGCTATATTGGAGGAAGGCTTGCTCTCCACACCTGATAGCTCAGGGTTGCTCGCCCTGGACAAAGCTGGATTGAATTACCAAATATTAGATAGTGACTTGAAGCCAGGCTCATATTACCAGGCACAGACCTTACCCGGCCGTGTATCTCCTGATTATTCGGCGTACGGGCAGATCCTGCTCAACCTGGACGGCAGCGTACTGTTGCTCATGGACCCTTCAAAGCTTGAGACACTGACCCAGGCGGGTGCAGAAGTCCGAGCGATCACCCTTACCCCTAAGCCGCTTCCATCCATCCGAACCGAGCTTGTGTTCCCAGATGCAATTGAGCCAGATCCTCTCATCCAATTGATGATTGATCAGGTATCCACGGACCATATCTACCAGTACGACCAGGGTCTGGCTGGTGAAATCCCGGTATGGGTGGACGGCGCCTGGTATACCATCACCTCCCGTCGCACCGACAGTAACCTGAATATCCAAAAAGCCACCAGCTACTTTGGCCAACATTTGTCAGATCTGGGGATGGAAGTTGAATATCAAGTCTGGAATAACTCAACCAATCCAAATGTGATTGGCGAGATCCAGGGGTTATACAATCCTGAAGATATCTTCATTATTGGAGGGCATATTGACGATGTTCAGAGGGTACCCGCTGGCGCAGACGATAACGCCAGTGGCACAGTTGCCGCCATGATTGCTGCGGATATCCTTTCTCAATTCCAGTGGGGTTGTACTTTACGCTTTGCCGCCTGGACCGGTGAAGAGCAGGGTCTTCTTGGCAGTGATGCTTATGCACACAGGGCCTATCAACGAGGTGAAAATATTCTGGGTTACCTTAACCTGGATATGATTGCATGGAACACCATTAACACTTCGCAAAGCATCTACCTTGGATATGGTTCATCTGTGCCAGGCTCGCTGGATTTAGCAAATCTCTTTAGCGACGTTGTCAACGCTTACCACATTAATTTACAACCAACCATCGGAACAAGATATCTAGTGAGTAGCGACCATGGCTCATTTATAAGTCATGGATATCCAGCCATCCTTGGTATTGAAGGAGAGGATGATTTCAACCCCTATTATCATTCTTCCCAGGATACTTCAACCAACACAAATCGGCCCTATTTCACCGATTTTGTCAGGGCATCCGTTGCCACGTTTGCCCAGATGAGCGGGTGCTTGATTCCCGACCCAGGAACCCTGGACGGGCACGTGACCACAGCTATTGGCGGAAATCCTATTGTCGGTGCTACAGTCACCGCAGATGATGACCAAGGACGCAGCTTTTCTGCTACCACGGATAATACGGGTTATTACAACATCTCCCTTCGGGCTGGTACCTACGCCGTCACAGCCGATGCCTATGGATATGATCCTGTTATCGAAAACAATGTCAACATAACTGCGGATGCCATCACAACTCATAATTATGAATTAATATCTTTGCCAACGTATAGTGTCAGTGGTTACGTGTATGACTCAGCTTATGGTGTTCCCTTATCTGCAGAACTCCAATTTACCGATGCCCCCGTTTTACCCGTCAATACCAACGAAAATGGTTTCTACAACGTCGAGGTGGCTGAAGGTACATGGCATTTGACGGCCTTCTCTCCATCACACAGACCAATCACCCTGGAAGTGGCGGTTCAAACCAATGTTGCCCAGGATTTTAATCTCGGCCCACTGCCCTGCATCCTATTAGTGGATGACGATCGTGATAACCCAAATGTTAGAACCTATTACACTGCTGCCCTGGATAACCTTGGCTATAGCTATGATGTGTGGAATATTTTAACGGTAGGTAACCCTTCAGCGGACAACCTGTTTGGTTATAGGCAAGTGGTGTGGTTCACCGGCTACCCCTTCACAAACACTTTCAACAATGTCAACGAAGAGGCTGTGAAAGAGTACCTGGATCGTGGCGGAAACTTATTTCTATCCAGCCAGAATTACCTGTATGTCATGGGCGTCTCTCCTTTCGCCCAAAACTACCTACACATTGCATCTTTCGTCAATGATGTCAGCCAGACTTCGGTAACTGGGCAGAACGTGTTCGGGGGACTGGGCCCTTATAGCCTGTCTTACCCCTTCAACAATTATTCGGACGTGGTTGTCCCGGATGATTCGGCCAATGTGGCTTTTACGGGAAACAAAGGCAATGCGGCAGTGAGCTATGCAGGGAACACCTTCAATACCGTTTTTCTAGGTTATCCCTTCGAGGCAATCTCTTCGCTGGCCAACCGCTCTTTAGTGCTGGAGCGGGCAGCGGATTTCTTCGGTGGCTGTGAGCCACCAGTCAGCGCTTCCATCAATCCACCTACGCAGCAAAATTACGGTGAACCGGGTACCCAGGTGATCTACGAGTTCGCAGTTACAAACATCGGTGACTATATGGACACATTTACCATGGGATTGAGCGGTGACTGGATAGCATCGCTGCCGGCAGGAGACAGCACTGGTCCGCTAGCCTCGGGTGAGAGCCTATTGGTTACTGTTATCGTGTCGGTGCCAGAAGATGCTTTACCAGGTAGCGGTGATCGGACGATCCTATCGGTATCATCCACCCTGGATCCGGACATTATGATTTCAGCGAAGATGGTTACTATTGCAGGCAGTCCCCCTTATTATTATCTATTCCCTTGGATTTCACGTTAATTTATTTTATAACACACATGCCTTGTAAAAGGTGACACGAATCATAATGTGTTTGCTTTCTTATTAATTAACTTATTATCAATTTTTATATTTATATATAGTAGTATTCGTAGTACATGTGGATATGTGGATAAGGTGTTTTCTTAAGCAGGTAACCCCCAGATGTAGGGGATATTGACCGCATAACAAGCATATATTGTCATTTTTGATTGTTTTTGTCTCCCCGTTTGTGATGTACGAGTCTGTGGATAATATTTAATCAATTTTCTATCCCACACAAACACTATAAGAACTGGCATACAGACAGCTCCTTACACCATATATGGGTAGACGTGGTTTTAGAAAAATTGGATCATTCAAGACTTATCCACAATTTATCCGAGTTATCCACAATATTTCTTGAGTTATCCACAGTTTATTTGGTGAAAATAGTAAGATTTTCTACAACATTCAGGGTGAGCAGAAGTTTTGAGATATTCGATAAACTGCCTGTCTACGGAAAGTGGATGGAAAATCCTTTGATTCCATTCGTGAGAGCGTCACCAATTCCTCGGATGGCACTACATCCAGATAATGTAAGGGAAAGGAAAACAAGCAGATAGATACGGTGAGAGAGTTTTCTCAGCATGGCTCCTCCTAGCATGGTTATATCTATCATAACCGAATATAGCAAAAATGGACCATCCCGTTGACAGGCCTGATACATTAGATTATTATCTAATTAGATATATATCTAATATCGAAAACCGTTGATGAATAAAATGGAATTTAACCAAAAGCCCTCCATCAGGTGGAGCCTGGGAACATCTTACGACCTGTTTGCCAGCCTGCATGTGCTCCATCATCCTGACAGATTTGGATTACGCCCAGCCTGGGCTGCGGGCGTCAGGTCGAGGCTATCGGCACCTCAGAGATCCATCCTGGAAGATTCCCAGATCCTATTTTTCAATAGCCCCATTGCTTGGATTTCTAGCCTGCCTGAGCCAAAGAATGCATCAACTGCCATACGCTTCTTATCCC from Anaerolineales bacterium includes these protein-coding regions:
- a CDS encoding MFS transporter, whose protein sequence is MIANLRLPATFRAFRHRNYLLWFVGQGISLIGTWMQTMAQQVLVYRLTGSAASLGIISFIGLIPLIPLSLWGGSITDRFPRRSILLVTQSIMLLQAFLLAWLTWTGTVQIWQVYLLAFILGAAISVDLPARQAFTVDMVEGKEDLTSAIGMNSAMFNGARAIGPALAGILVATTGEANAFFFNGLTFIAVLISLLLMRSLPLPHPMPDSESSALKHMAGGIKFIMQRQTILVLVSLIAVSAFLSMPYNTLLPVFASDVLAGSAQGVINAICGSRLYAMGCQAPEALPLGLLYTMIGVGAVVGALIVASLPSKARRGLLLTLGNLAFPFFLLLFAFSKNFALSMVLMLFIGFSFVWQNALANTLLQFVTPDELRGRVMGVYSMTFQAMFRLGGLQAGLVADWLSASISVAIGAAVSLIYGIFVAIRFPKLRDL